In Biomphalaria glabrata chromosome 11, xgBioGlab47.1, whole genome shotgun sequence, the following proteins share a genomic window:
- the LOC129928927 gene encoding G-protein coupled receptor GRL101-like encodes MKKKTMPTFLWLMAICLMCSKADNASSTAICQSRELDLHIVIDCQHPPRKWDMIRNIIHLFPTSGSENITQKLSVTLIDIFSLNNMTVEKSNMNNVSELCQLPTNQTELETFKKRLSNLVSNVRRGNDQDSESFAIYIFHDQQNIVSEFLDYSSNFTNNLMIAISDRYWVGMGSFGNFIEVDGEDDLLYNNELSLKLCSRCLKGWFPTYHAENKDIIKSCLRYEKEKKRLTWQDAANYCAQKRSHLITFETKLDFTSMQSTLENIVKKFSKKNFEAKEPVLFHIGLNTLNARLNEKLVWINSRPVDSFMYSLIKNPSLSINSKKDCFVWDLTGIETKDKVIFNVLCGDKRTHDLLCEQELLKSSDSLKISHSNVLTYEVPNNNFIKIKNVIAAISNNFVLNPSGFPLFHCGYNDYPTSFNFVCDGFLDCLNGEDEQICKYEFDDLNMCIRSELFVCRNPNVHGLKCISKRHVCDMIEDCPDGSDESNCDDCTLTQCLPNVCIPDHWIWNCSSLNKENFLKNSDLITICNSNAFNYYLSINEFNKYNRIWTPKCVYIKDRHGVHIGCTDFSHLSNCSSFDCPEGFSKCWNSYCIPDTFIHDGVKDCPHGEDEERHYHNTGSYYRCYFSFKEFHPMYICDGKIDCPRGDDELNCGEPHCPSGFICRDGTVTVNDTNTLLDMSSLSPDITFLNISGIDLSKQVNFINIVSFRKLLVIIASRCNIHDQTRIKAEKRSVYHLDISYNNLSQFSQADLVSHFSNLYFLNVSHNADLSVIPRFYFRRFLKLTLLDLSFTRITEINVYFNDKIRFLNLSVTNLEHVKLSEKAEYRIIDFRKTRVANTIKETFFDHATVKGKVLADFKLCCSYFRGEKLPAHQCEAEEETLSTCEDLIGDSLKRVLLWIVAICAVFGNMIALGYRIIFERATFHLTYVLFVTCLGVSDLLMGIYLVIIASVDVVYRGVYIVHENSWKQSTLCQLAGTLATLSSETSTFFILFITLERFLTIRFPFGERKISKSGKYVLTSVAWCFGLFLSVVPILFRDMSLYSNNGMCLGFPLRKSTGTVWIYSVTIFLFFNSILFVVIAMGQLLIFITISQHSSKFKTDSQSSARRADNITVALKLSVVVLSNFICWFPVCILAIRTVVSDYEVTRETYAWIIALVLPINSALNPVLYTLPRISKSWTDFKRRKSSQYSNS; translated from the coding sequence atgaaaaaaaaaacaatgcctaCTTTTTTATGGCTCATGGCAATTTGTCTAATGTGTAGTAAAGCGGACAACGCTAGTTCAACAGCTATATGCCAGAGTCGTGAGCTAGATCTTCATATAGTGATAGACTGTCAGCACCCGCCACGTAAATGGGACATGATAAGAAACATCATACATTTGTTCCCAACTTCTGGCTCAGAAAATATAACCCAGAAACTATCAGTGACATTGATAGATATATTTAGTTTAAATAATATGACTGTAGAGAAATCGAACATGAACAATGTATCCGAACTTTGTCAGCTGCCCACGAACCAAACCGAACtagagacatttaaaaaaagactttcaAATCTAGTGAGCAACGTTAGGAGAGGAAATGACCAAGATTCCGAGTCGTtcgctatatatatattccatgACCAGCAGAATATTGTTTCTGAATTTTTAGACTACTCATCAAATTTTACAAATAATCTAATGATTGCTATTTCAGATCGGTATTGGGTTGGGATGGGAAGCTTTGGTAACTTTATCGAGGTGGATGGTGAAGACGACTTGTTGTATAACAATGAATTGAGCCTTAAACTATGTTCTCGGTGCTTAAAAGGCTGGTTTCCAACTTATCATGCTGAAAATAAAGACATCATAAAATCGTGTTTGCGTtatgagaaggaaaaaaaacgccTAACCTGGCAGGATGCTGCCAATTACTGTGCTCAAAAAAGGTCACATTTGATCACGTTTGAAACGAAATTGGATTTCACATCAATGCAATCAACCTTAGAGAACATTGTCaagaaattttcaaaaaaaaatttcgaggCAAAAGAACCAGTTCTGTTTCATATAGGACTTAACACTTTAAACGCAAGGCTTAACGAAAAACTAGTGTGGATCAATAGCAGACCAGTTGATTCATTTATGTACTCACTAATAAAAAATCCGAGCCTATCAATAAATAGCAAGAAAGATTGCTTTGTTTGGGACCTCACTGGGATTGAAACAAAGGACAAAGTGATATTCAACGTTTTGTGTGGGGATAAAAGAACTCATGATTTACTATGTGAGCAAGAACTTTTAAAATCATCGGACTCGCTCAAAATTAGTCATTCAAATGTTCTAACATATGAGGTTCctaataataatttcatcaaaattaaaaatgttattgctGCTATTtcgaataattttgttttaaaccctTCAGGATTTCCGCTATTTCATTGTGGTTACAATGATTACCCGACCTCATTTAACTTCGTATGTGATGGATTCCTAGATTGCCTGAATGGAGAGGATGAACAAATATGTAAATATGAATTTGACGACTTAAATATGTGCATTCGAAGTGAACTGTTTGTGTGTCGAAATCCAAACGTCCACGGacttaaatgtatttctaaaaGACATGTGTGTGATATGATTGAGGATTGTCCTGATGGAAGTGACGAGTCAAACTGTGATGATTGTACTCTGACTCAGTGCTTACCAAATGTTTGTATACCTGACCACTGGATTTGGAACTGTTCATCgttaaacaaagaaaattttttaaaaaactcagATTTAATAACAATATGTAATTCTAATGCTTTTAATTATTATCTATCAATTAAcgaatttaataaatataaccGTATTTGGACTCCAAAATGTGTTTATATAAAAGACAGACATGGTGTCCATATTGGTTGTACTGATTTTTCTCATTTGTCTAACTGTTCATCGTTTGATTGCCCTGAAGGTTTTTCCAAGTGCTGGAATTCATATTGTATTCCCGATACGTTTATCCACGATGGGGTCAAGGACTGTCCTCACGGTGAAGATGAGGAAAGGCATTACCATAACACTGGATCGTACTATAGATGTTATTTTAGTTTCAAGGAGTTTCATCCCATGTATATATGTGACGGAAAAATTGATTGCCCCAGAGGTGATGACGAGCTAAACTGTGGAGAACCGCATTGTCCATCTGGATTTATCTGTCGTGACGGGACGGTCACTGTCAATGATACAAACACTTTACTCGACATGTCTTCCCTTTCACCGGACATAACATTTCTAAACATTTCTGGCATTGATCTGTCTAAACAAGTCAATTTTATAAACATAGTTTCTTTCAGAAAATTGTTAGTTATTATAGCTTCGAGGTGCAATATTCACGACCAAACTAGAATAAAGGCTGAAAAACGTTCTGTTTATCATTTAGATATCAGCTACAATAATCTTTCTCAGTTTTCGCAGGCGGATTTGGTTTCACATTTTTCTAATCTTTATTTCTTAAATGTTTCTCACAATGCCGATTTAAGTGTCATACCAAGGTTTTATTTCCGAAGGTTTCTAAAGCTTACCCTACTAGATCTTTCATTTACCAGAATTACggaaataaatgtatatttcaaTGACAAAATTCGCTTTCTTAATCTTTCAGTAACAAATTTAGAGCATGTTAAGCTATCTGAAAAGGCTGAATATCGAATTATTGATTTCAGAAAAACTCGAGTTGCTAACACAatcaaagaaacatttttcGACCACGCTACGGTAAAAGGTAAAGTGTTAGCAGACTTCAAACTTTGTTGTTCATATTTCAGAGGAGAAAAACTTCCAGCACATCAATGTGAAGCAGAAGAAGAAACTTTATCAACTTGTGAAGATCTTATCGGAGATTCTTTAAAACGAGTCTTGCTCTGGATTGTTGCAATATGTGCAGTTTTTGGAAACATGATCGCATTGGGCTATCGTATTATATTTGAAAGAGCGACATTTCATCTGACATATGTATTATTTGTTACTTGTCTTGGTGTCTCTGATCTTCTAATGGGCATTTACCTTGTCATTATTGCCTCTGTAGATGTAGTTTATAGAGGTGTTTATATTGTACATGAAAATTCTTGGAAACAAAGTACACTGTGTCAGCTAGCCGGAACTTTGGCCACATTGTCCAGTGAAACATCCACTTTTTTCATTCTGTTCATAACACTTGAAAGATTTCTGACCATCAGATTTCCTTTTGGCGAGCGCAAAATTTCCAAATCGGGTAAATATGTTTTAACATCTGTAGCTTGGTGTTTTGGATTGTTCCTGTCAGTGGTTCCAATCTTATTCCGAGATATGTCTTTATATTCAAATAATGGAATGTGTCTCGGATTTCCTTTAAGAAAGTCCACTGGTACTGTCTGGATATATTCAGTgaccatttttcttttctttaactctaTTTTATTCGTTGTTATCGCCATGGGTCAGTTAttaattttcataacaatatCTCAACATAGTTCTAAGTTTAAAACTGATAGTCAATCTTCTGCTAGACGAGCAGATAACATTACAGTGGCTCTCAAACTGTCAGTAGTAGTGCTGTCAAATTTTATCTGCTGGTTTCCGGTTTGTATCCTGGCAATAAGGACAGTGGTTAGTGACTATGAGGTCACTCGTGAGACTTATGCCTGGATAATAGCTTTAGTGCTACCCATCAACTCAGCCTTAAACCCAGTCCTGTATACTTTGCCACGTATCTCTAAATCATGGACAGACTTTAAACGCAGAAAGTCTTCACAATACTCAAATTCGTAA